Part of the Parcubacteria group bacterium genome is shown below.
TAAGTGCAGTTGTAATATCACCGGAACAAGTAACATTCCTAGTTGCCCCAAAAGTTTTCCCCGCCACTCCAAACACTCCACAAAAAAGAATTATGAGAAAAAAGATTTTTAGTTTCAAGTTTTGGCGCATTTTTTTCTGCCCAAGACAAATCATCCTCGGGCTGACATTTTTATTTTTACCTAGCGACTCCTATTTTTTCCAATCTTTCACCAAAAAGCCGCCTCGCACTTTTTTCACCACCACTTTCTGTTTTTCTTTCCAGCCTAATTCACGCACGATTTCGATCGGCAAAGTCAGCCCGATGCTTCTTTTGCCAAGCCGGGTCAATTTTCTGATTTCATTATTTTTCATATTGTTACTTACCTTGTTACGTAACAAGGTCATTACCTGAAAAACTAGCTTAGCAAAGAATTTTTGGCCATTAATTTTGGCTTTTCTATTTCCAAAATATCCAAAATAGTCGGCGCAATGTTGCCCAGCACTCCCCCGTCTCTCAGTTTTTTATCTTTAAGTTTTTCGCTAATGATCAAAAAGGGCACAGGATTTTTTGTGTGATAGGTATTGGGCTGGTCACTGCTAAAGTCGATCATGTCATCCGCGTTGCCATGATCTGCGGTAATAATCAAGTTTCCCTGAAGCTCTAAAACTTTTTTCGCCAATCGTTCGATTTGCTTATCCAAAAATTCTACCGCTTTAATTGTTGCGCCAAGATCTCCGGTATGTCCGACCATATCCGCGTTAGCATAATTGACTGCAATGAAATCGTATTCATTTTTTTCCAGCACTTCCAAAATTTTGTCCGTTATTTTTTCCGCCGACATCTCCGGAACTTCGGCGTAGGAATCAACAATGGGAGATTTGATCATAATCCGCATTTCCCCTCCGACCGGATCAGCGTAGCCACCGTTAAGAAAATAGGTCACGTGGGCGAATTTTTCTGACTCAGCGATATATAGTTGGCGAATATCCCCCAGCACCATAGGCAAAGTGGCCGAGATTGTATATTCCGGAAAAGCCGTATGCTCATCCAAGCCAGGACCAAAATCAGTCAGTGCGACGAAATATAAATTTCCAATCTTGTCGATAACTGGCATATCATCACGCAGGATGCTTTTTTCATCATTGGCGATAAATAATTTACTGAATTGCCTGGCGCGGTCAGAACGGAAATTATAGAAAACTAAGGCGTCGTCTTTTTTGATCTGCGCTACAGGCCCGCCTGCAACGCTATGCGTAGCATTGCGGGCAGGTGCACTATTCTCCAGAATGACTGTCGGCAAGAGATACTCGTCTGTTAGTCCAGCAGTGTAGGCTCTTTCAATCGCCTCCTCAGCGCTGTTAGCTTTTTCACCGCGCGCAAAAACGGCCGCGTCATAGGCCAAGGTCAACCGTTTCCAATTTTTGGCCCGATCCATCGCATAGAACCGGCCAGAAAGAGTTGCAATCTTTCCAATTCCCTCTTCTTTTATTATCCGTCGGAAATATTTCAGATGTTCTAGTGCACTCCTAGGATAAGAATCCCGTCCATCTGTAAACAAATGGCAATAAACTTCCTTGACGCCATTTTTTTTGGCTAATTTGAGAATCGCGCGAAAATGCTCCGGATCACTGTGCGGACTGTCGCCATTACCCATCAGCCCCATCAGATGAAAGTTGCCACCGGTTTTTTTCACATGCTTCACCGCGCCGATCATCGCAGGATTCATAAAAAAACTGCCATCTTTGATGCTATCAGTGATATATTTCGAGTCCTGTGGCACGATCCGACCGGCACCGATATTCATATGCCCCGCTTCCGAACCACTCATCTTGTGATCAGGTAGTCCCACGCAAGTTCCCGTCGCGCAAAGTGTCGTGGAAGGATAAAGATCGAATAACCGATCAATTGTCGGTTTTTTTGCGAGAGTAATCGCGTTGCCTTTGCCCGGCGGAGCGATACCGTAGCCGTCGAGGATTACTAGGAGAGTTGGTGTTTTCATAATAACTGAACCACATGATTAGCACGTGATTTTCCTGATTACACATGATTTTGAATTTTGATTATTCCCTTCAGTGAAATCAGTGTTTTCAGTGATAATCAGTGGTTCTGATTTTTTAGATTTCTTCCTCAATCCTAAGCAGTCGATTATACTTACAAATCCGCTCTCCCCGCGAAAGCGATCCGGATTTCATATAATCTGCTCCAGCGCCAACGGCAAGATCCGAGATAAAATCATCGGTTGTTTCTCCACTGCGATGCGAGACGACGATTTTCATCTTATTTTTCTTGGCTAATTTGATACAATCAATAGTTTCGAAAAGCGTGCCGATTTGGTTGACTTTGATGAGCACAGCATTGCAAGCCTTTTTGGCAATCGCCAGTTTGACCCTTTTGACGTTTGTCACTAAAAGATCATCACCGATATTCATCACGTCTTGGCCGAATTTTTCATTCATCTTGGCCCAGCCATCAAAATCATCTTCAGAAAGCCCATCTTCAACAGAAATCACGTTATATTTTTTCACCCATTCGACATAAATATTAACCAACGCTTCTCGGCTCAAAACAGCATTTTCCGGTTTAAACAGATACTGCTTTTCTGTCGCGTCAAAAAACGAACTGGCTGCCGCATCAATACCAATATTCAACTCTGCGCCCTTTTTGTAGCCGGCTTTTTCAATCGCTAAATTAATCAGTTCCAGCGCCTTAGCATTGCTTTCTAATCTTGGGGCAAACCCACCCTCGTCTCCCACACCGATACTGAAGCCTTCGGCGGAAAGCAACTTTTGGAGCGCATGAAAAACTTCACTGCCAGCGCGCAGTTGCTCCTTGAAAGTTTTCACACCGTTCGGCACTAATTTATATTCTTGGATGGAAAGTCCCGAATCACTATGTTGACCACCGTTAATGATGTTAAACATCGGAATTGGCAATTTGAACTTTTTTGGCAACTTGAAGGTCTCGGCGATATATTTATACAACGGCACATCCAACTCGTTAGCCGCCGCGCGACAAACTGCGATGGAAACTCCCAAAATTGCATTGGCTCCCAGATCCGTCTTATTTTCCGTTCCGTCCAAAATAAGCATCGCTTTGTCAATGCCCTTTTGATCACTGGCTTCCATTCCCAAGAGCGCTTTTTGAATTTTTTCATTCACATTCGCCACGGCTTTTTCTACTCCCAGTCCGCCATAACGACTCTTGTCCCCGTCACGCAGTTCCAATGCCTCATGCACCCCAGTCGAAGCCCCGGACGGCACCATAAAACTTCCTTTCGCTCCGGATTCTAAACTCACTTCCACTTCCACTGTCGGATTACCCCGCGAGTCCAAAATCTCTCGCGCGTAGATTTTTTTGATCTTACTCATAAATTTAATATTTTTTTATTCTAATTTCATAACTCTATTAATTATTCTCTGCAGTGCCACATTTCCATTCAGTGAAATCAGATTAATCGGTGCTTACCCGCCTTCGTTAAAACTATGGCGAGGCAAGGTCAGTGGTTCAGACATTCTATTCCCGGCATCGCGCTCCCGCCCAGATAATCTAGCATCGCTCCGCCACCGGTGGAAACAAAATCGACTTTTTCCATCGCGTCATTTTTTTCGAGGATTTCTAATGTTTCACCTCCGCCAATCAGCACAAACGCACCACTAGCTAGTACTGCCTCAAGAATTTCGTTAGAACTAACCGCATATTTCTCCTCTTCAAATTTTCCCGTCGGCCCATTCCAGACGATCGTCTTCGCCCCGGAAATTATTTCCTTAAACTTAGCTAAAGTTTCTGGTCCGATGTCCAACCGATCATCAATAAAATCAATCGGCAAAATCACCTTTTCGCTGAATTGAATTTTTTGATCCAGCGCTTCATTGGCAATTTTCCCGCCGACCAAAATGTGATCATATTTCTCTTCAAAAAATTTGATCACTGGCAACTTGGTTTCGATTTTTGCGCCACCGATAATTGCGACAGCGGGACTCACTGGATGCTCTTTGACAATTGTCATCTCGGCGATTTCTTCCTGCAAACGACAGCCGGCCGCACCTGGTAAAACTTTCGCCACACCAGACACGGAGGCATGGTCGCGATGGGAGGCGCTAAAAGCATCATTGACAAAATAATCAAAATTTTCCGCCAGTTGCTCGGAGAAATCTTGATCATTTTTTTCGTCTCCGGCATAAAATCGCACATTCTCCAGAAGCAATACCCCATCCTTTAGTTCCGCAAGGGCCACTTTTACTTTCTCACCGACACAATCAGGCACAAAAGCAATTTTTTCTGCCAGAATCAGCTCAGCATCTCCAACGACCTGCTCAAGAGAAAATTTCGGATCAACTTTTCCGTCGGGTCGTCCCAAGTGTGAAATTAGGGCCACTTTACATTTTTTGCCCATGAGATAATCGATTGTTTCTTTGGCCGCTAGAATCTTAAAACTTTCTTTGACATGGCCATCTTCGATTGCCACATTAAAATCCACCCGCACTAAAACCTTCTTCCCCGCCACATCGGCGTCTTGAATTCTTCGTAATTGCATACGATTTTACTTGGTTAATTTTTTATGCTTTCATTATAGCACATTATTAAATAACGCTGTAGAGACGCCCCAGCGGGGCGTCTCTACAAAAATACATCCTTGTTTTAATAGATTTATAGTTACCCTATTTCGTCGGAATCGGAAACGCCAGGCACATTTTTTTGACGTCTTTTTTGATCCGCGCCAAGACTTTTTTATCTTTGCCATTTTGCAAAGCCTCATCAATCCAATGGACAATTTTTTTCATTTCTCGTTCTTTCATTTTGCGCGTCGTGGCGGCAGGCGAACCGATGCGGATGCCCGATGGATTCATTGGCGGATTCGGATCATTAGGAATCGTCGAGCGACTGACTGAGATCCCAATTTGCTCCAGAATTGTTTCCGCTTCTCGTCCCCCAATCCCTTTGGCACCGAGGTTTAGGATAAACAGATGATTATCCGTTCCACCGGAGATTACCTCGTAGCCTAATTTAATAAATTCTTCCGCCATCGTCTGGGCATTTTTAATCACTTGCGCGGCATATTTTCTAAAGTTCGGCTTTAGAATTTCACCGAATGCGACTGCTTTCGCCGCTGTAGTGTGATTATGCGGACCACCCTGCATCCCGGGAAAAACCGCCCGATCGATCAATTTCGCAAACTTTTCCTGGCACATAATCACCGCACCACGCGGACCACGCAAGGTCTTGTGGGTCGTCGTCGAAACGACATCAAAATATGGCACGGGATTTGCTAAGAGTCCCGCCGCAATCAGTCCGGCCGTGTGCGCGATATCCGCAAAAGTAAATGCACCCACTTCATCAGCAATTTTTTTGAACGCTTTCCAGTCGATTTCGCGTGAATAAGCGCTATAGCCCGCTACGATCATTTTTGGTTTTTCCCGCTTGGCAATCCGGCGCACTTCGGCCATATCAATCCGTCCAGTTTTTGGGTCAACGCCATATTGGACGAAATTATAAAGCATCCCGGAAAAATTGACCGGGTGGCCGTGCGAGAGATGTCCGCCGTGATCCAGTTTTAGTCCCAGCACCTTGTCGCCCGGTTTCAAAAATGCCATATACACCGCGGCATTCGCCGGTGAACCAGACAACGGTTGCACATTGGCATGCGCCGCGCCAAAGATTTTTTTGAGACGATTTATAGCCAAAATCTCCATCTCATCAATAATCTGATTACCACCATAATAGCGATGTCCCGGCGTGCCCTCGCTATATTTATTCGTCAACACTGATCCCTGAGCTTCCAATACGGCTGGAGAAACATAATTTTCCGAAGCAATTAATTCCAACTCTTCGGTCTGACGTTTTTCTTCACGAGCAATAATTTCCGCCACTCTTGCATCTTCCTTGGAGAGAAATTTATAGTTCATACATTTGTAATTTGTTTTCAGAACCTACGCTTTTTAATTAAGTATGTCATCCTGAGTGAAGTCGAAGGATCTACTTTCCATTATCGTAAGCCTTATTGTTAAGCAGACAACTCTGGGTTACGGTTAGCAGATCCTTCGACTACGTCCAAGTACGGACTTCGCTCAGGATGACACAATTTAGTTATTTTTTTTGGTGAATGCGTGAGTTCAAATATTATTAATTAAAATACAAAACAATCGAAGCCAGAATTAAGCCGGCCATAAAAACGACTGAGAGCCAGCCGAAAAATTTCACCCAGAGCGGATGAGTTTCACGACCCATAATTTTTTTATCATCACCTACTACCATAATAACAATAAGCAAGGGAAAGGCAATCAGGCCATTGAGAAAAGCGGAATAGTAGAGTGCCATAATTGGATTGATGTGGAAAAAATTCAAAAGCAAACCCACCATAATTGAAATGGTGATCACCGCATAAAAACCTTTGGCGCGAGAAAATTTCAACTCCAAGCCCTCATGCCATTTCATTAATTCGCAGAGTGCATAAGCGCCTGATCCGGCCAGGATCGGTACTGCCAAAAGTCCCGTTCCAATGATGCCAATAGCAAAAAGCAAATAAGCATAATTTCCCGCAAGCGGTCGCAAAGCTTGCGCCGCCTGTTCGGCTGACGCAATATCAGTAACGCCATTGGCAAAAAATATTTGCGCCGCGGTAAGCACGATGAAAAAGAAAACAACATTGGCCAAGATCATTCCCGTCGCTACATCCGTCCGCATCCTCCCAATCCTCGTGTGCATATTTTCCTTCTTCTCACCTAAAAACTTGTGCAGTTTTTTGTGTAATTTGTTTTCCTCTACCTCTTCTGACGCTTGCCAGAAAAAAAGATAGGGCGTGATTGTTGTACCAAAAACCGCCACCATCGCAAAGACATATTCTTCACTGAATTTGATACTAGGGAGAAAGGTCCAATGTAAGACTTTGAGCCAATCCGGATGAATGATAATTCCAGTGACGATATAGGCCAAAACAGAAATCGCCAGCCATTTCAAAAATTTCACATAATAATGGTAGCCAATAAAAATTTCCAGCCCGATAGAAAGCAGGGCAAAAAAAATCGCTCCAAGATAGAAATTGAAATGCGTGAGCATGGTGAGTGACGCCGCCATCGCTCCCAAATCCGCTCCGATATTGACCACGTTGGCAATGATGAGCAAAATTACCACTACAAAAACAACTTTTTTTCGGTAGTGCTCCTGAAGCACTCCGGCCAGCCCCCGATTAGTCACAATACCGATCCGCGCACAAACTTCTTGCACGGCGAGCATCACGGGCAAAAGCCAAGCGGCCATCCAAAGAATGGAAAAACCAAATTTCGCCCCGACGGAAGAGTAGGTCCCGATACCGCTAGGGTCATCGTCCGATGCGCCCGTGATTATTCCGGGACCAAGTGCGCGAAAAAAATACCGCGCTTTTTTCCAGGGAGTAGCCATCAATTCTTTGGCCACTGACACTTCGGAATGGGCGATTCGGAGTGTTCCATCGATTGTTTTCGATGCTTCAATCTCGCCCCACAAAATCAACTTGCGCGCCAAAACCAAAGGAATGCCCAATTCATGGCGAAACTCCGAAAGAGTGAAAAATTTTTTAGGCACTGTATTTTGATCTTTTTTTTCTTGTTTCATAGGACTTCCTACTGCATTTTTTCTTTTTTAATTATCCGCACCACTGCTCCTAAATTTTTTACTGCATAATCACGCTCCTCGCAGGGCAAGTCGTGGTAACGCCCTTCTTTGCGAGAGAGGTGGAAGGTTGTTATCCGCTCCCTGGCTTTTCCTTTGATCTCAAATTGATCAGGATGATCGTCAATTAGGATTATGGCTTCTTTTTTTGAATATGCATATTTGCGATTTAATTCTAAAATCACATCAACTTTTTTTCTTTTGGTAATGAAAACCCGATTCACTAATCGGTCAATCCCCGCTCCTCTGATTTTAGCTTTTTGAAATTTTGGCTCGCCATAGCTAAGAATGAATAAATCTTTTTTGGGGAATTCTTGCAAGAAAGTTTTCACATCGGGAAGAAGATATGCGTTGAGCTTCTGCATGAATTTTTCCACATCTGCCTTCAATTTTTTGCCATCAATGCCTTTGCTTTTTTGCAAAGTCTTAACTTGCATCTTGAAATCATAATGCCGGCCTTGTATTTGAGATTTATTGGAATATGTGTAATAGGAATCCTGAAACTCATCCTGATTTATCCCATAACGACCGAAAATCGCAATAAAATCATGCTTGAATTTTTTGGTATTGAAAATCGCATCATCAAAATCAATAAATATTTTCATCTGGGCTAGCTTTAAACTATCTCATTAATAATCCCCTCATATTTACCCAGCTCCAAAATCACCATGAGAACGCGTGCCAGTTTTTCGCTATCATGGCGGATAAATGCTCGCGTGGCGGCAATTGAATCTGCCTTGCTATAGATAGATCTCTTGTCGCTCAGTAAATCAGTTTTGATTATGCGGTAAGTTCTTTTTTGATCTTTATTTTCTCCAAGTTCAACCAGCATGCTTTCCTCTTCATATTTCTTAATTAAGTTTCTGCCCGGATTTTTTGTATTAAATGTTGCGAAATCAATCCGCTCTTTTCCGATCTGCTTATTGATCAGCTCAACATAATCGTCCAAAGTAAAATTATCCGTTTGACCCTTCCGATTTACTAAATTGCAATTAAACACAACGGTGGCTTTGGTTTTTCTGAGCGCGTCAGAAATTCCCTGCACCAAAAAATTTGGCATGATACTCCCATAATAATCTCCCGGACCGATTATCACCAAATCCGCTTCCAAAATTTTTTGGATGGCTTTTTTGTTTGCTCGCACCCTCGGACTAAGATAGCTTTTCTCAACCCCCGTTTTTTTAATTTCAAAATTATGCCTCACTTCATCCTCGCCCTTGATCAGTTTTCCATTCTTAAGCTCCATGAAAAGATTCACTTCCGTGTCAGCCACCGGGATAACTTCACCCTTAATGTTAAGTATTTTAGCCGCTTCTTCTACCCCGACCGAAAAATTACCTGTAATTTTTTCCAAAGCGCTGAGAAGCAAATTGCCAAAATTATGCCCCTTGAGTCCGCCTTCTTCAAAACGATAAGTCATCAGATCTCGCATGATATCCGATGAATTGCTAAGCGCAACGAGACATTGACGCACATCTCCCGGTGGAAGAACGCCCAATTCATCTCGCAGAATTCCAGTTGATCCACCATCATCCGCCATTGACACAATTGCCGAAAGGCTGACTGGATAGTCCTTGAGTCCAGAGAGAAGCATAAAACTGCCAGTGCCACCGCCAATCGTCACTACTTTTTTAATTCTATCAATCATATCTTTGAATTAATCTAATCATCTATCCCCCCAATGCCCATCCGAAAACCTTGCGTACGGCGTTGCTCAGGACATCAATAAGTGAAACATTCGGCGCGCCGGTATAAAAAACAAATTGTTCCGAGCTAATTTTGCTTCCAGAAACATCCGTCGACCGCAGAGAATATTTATAGACCGAGTCGGCGTCCAGTCCGGCAATTACCCAGGAATGCTGTGTGCCATATGACTGCTCCTTGATTGTTTTCGCATCTGTGGTTCCGCTTTTGAAATACTCCAATTCCGCTTTTG
Proteins encoded:
- the gpmI gene encoding 2,3-bisphosphoglycerate-independent phosphoglycerate mutase; this encodes MKTPTLLVILDGYGIAPPGKGNAITLAKKPTIDRLFDLYPSTTLCATGTCVGLPDHKMSGSEAGHMNIGAGRIVPQDSKYITDSIKDGSFFMNPAMIGAVKHVKKTGGNFHLMGLMGNGDSPHSDPEHFRAILKLAKKNGVKEVYCHLFTDGRDSYPRSALEHLKYFRRIIKEEGIGKIATLSGRFYAMDRAKNWKRLTLAYDAAVFARGEKANSAEEAIERAYTAGLTDEYLLPTVILENSAPARNATHSVAGGPVAQIKKDDALVFYNFRSDRARQFSKLFIANDEKSILRDDMPVIDKIGNLYFVALTDFGPGLDEHTAFPEYTISATLPMVLGDIRQLYIAESEKFAHVTYFLNGGYADPVGGEMRIMIKSPIVDSYAEVPEMSAEKITDKILEVLEKNEYDFIAVNYANADMVGHTGDLGATIKAVEFLDKQIERLAKKVLELQGNLIITADHGNADDMIDFSSDQPNTYHTKNPVPFLIISEKLKDKKLRDGGVLGNIAPTILDILEIEKPKLMAKNSLLS
- the eno gene encoding phosphopyruvate hydratase, translating into MSKIKKIYAREILDSRGNPTVEVEVSLESGAKGSFMVPSGASTGVHEALELRDGDKSRYGGLGVEKAVANVNEKIQKALLGMEASDQKGIDKAMLILDGTENKTDLGANAILGVSIAVCRAAANELDVPLYKYIAETFKLPKKFKLPIPMFNIINGGQHSDSGLSIQEYKLVPNGVKTFKEQLRAGSEVFHALQKLLSAEGFSIGVGDEGGFAPRLESNAKALELINLAIEKAGYKKGAELNIGIDAAASSFFDATEKQYLFKPENAVLSREALVNIYVEWVKKYNVISVEDGLSEDDFDGWAKMNEKFGQDVMNIGDDLLVTNVKRVKLAIAKKACNAVLIKVNQIGTLFETIDCIKLAKKNKMKIVVSHRSGETTDDFISDLAVGAGADYMKSGSLSRGERICKYNRLLRIEEEI
- the pgk gene encoding phosphoglycerate kinase, giving the protein MQLRRIQDADVAGKKVLVRVDFNVAIEDGHVKESFKILAAKETIDYLMGKKCKVALISHLGRPDGKVDPKFSLEQVVGDAELILAEKIAFVPDCVGEKVKVALAELKDGVLLLENVRFYAGDEKNDQDFSEQLAENFDYFVNDAFSASHRDHASVSGVAKVLPGAAGCRLQEEIAEMTIVKEHPVSPAVAIIGGAKIETKLPVIKFFEEKYDHILVGGKIANEALDQKIQFSEKVILPIDFIDDRLDIGPETLAKFKEIISGAKTIVWNGPTGKFEEEKYAVSSNEILEAVLASGAFVLIGGGETLEILEKNDAMEKVDFVSTGGGAMLDYLGGSAMPGIECLNH
- the glyA gene encoding serine hydroxymethyltransferase, with the translated sequence MNYKFLSKEDARVAEIIAREEKRQTEELELIASENYVSPAVLEAQGSVLTNKYSEGTPGHRYYGGNQIIDEMEILAINRLKKIFGAAHANVQPLSGSPANAAVYMAFLKPGDKVLGLKLDHGGHLSHGHPVNFSGMLYNFVQYGVDPKTGRIDMAEVRRIAKREKPKMIVAGYSAYSREIDWKAFKKIADEVGAFTFADIAHTAGLIAAGLLANPVPYFDVVSTTTHKTLRGPRGAVIMCQEKFAKLIDRAVFPGMQGGPHNHTTAAKAVAFGEILKPNFRKYAAQVIKNAQTMAEEFIKLGYEVISGGTDNHLFILNLGAKGIGGREAETILEQIGISVSRSTIPNDPNPPMNPSGIRIGSPAATTRKMKEREMKKIVHWIDEALQNGKDKKVLARIKKDVKKMCLAFPIPTK
- a CDS encoding divalent metal cation transporter; this translates as MKQEKKDQNTVPKKFFTLSEFRHELGIPLVLARKLILWGEIEASKTIDGTLRIAHSEVSVAKELMATPWKKARYFFRALGPGIITGASDDDPSGIGTYSSVGAKFGFSILWMAAWLLPVMLAVQEVCARIGIVTNRGLAGVLQEHYRKKVVFVVVILLIIANVVNIGADLGAMAASLTMLTHFNFYLGAIFFALLSIGLEIFIGYHYYVKFLKWLAISVLAYIVTGIIIHPDWLKVLHWTFLPSIKFSEEYVFAMVAVFGTTITPYLFFWQASEEVEENKLHKKLHKFLGEKKENMHTRIGRMRTDVATGMILANVVFFFIVLTAAQIFFANGVTDIASAEQAAQALRPLAGNYAYLLFAIGIIGTGLLAVPILAGSGAYALCELMKWHEGLELKFSRAKGFYAVITISIMVGLLLNFFHINPIMALYYSAFLNGLIAFPLLIVIMVVGDDKKIMGRETHPLWVKFFGWLSVVFMAGLILASIVLYFN
- a CDS encoding gluconeogenesis factor YvcK family protein, which gives rise to MIDRIKKVVTIGGGTGSFMLLSGLKDYPVSLSAIVSMADDGGSTGILRDELGVLPPGDVRQCLVALSNSSDIMRDLMTYRFEEGGLKGHNFGNLLLSALEKITGNFSVGVEEAAKILNIKGEVIPVADTEVNLFMELKNGKLIKGEDEVRHNFEIKKTGVEKSYLSPRVRANKKAIQKILEADLVIIGPGDYYGSIMPNFLVQGISDALRKTKATVVFNCNLVNRKGQTDNFTLDDYVELINKQIGKERIDFATFNTKNPGRNLIKKYEEESMLVELGENKDQKRTYRIIKTDLLSDKRSIYSKADSIAATRAFIRHDSEKLARVLMVILELGKYEGIINEIV